In one Roseburia intestinalis L1-82 genomic region, the following are encoded:
- a CDS encoding P-II family nitrogen regulator has translation MNNKQEEMEETNMKMIKAIVRPEKSEDVLDALLAGGFAAATKMSVLGRGKQKGLKVGDTYYDEIPKELIMLVVEDGDVDKVLKVIVENARVDKNGTYGDGKIFVSDVERAITISSGKDEL, from the coding sequence ATGAACAATAAGCAGGAAGAAATGGAGGAAACAAACATGAAGATGATAAAAGCGATTGTCAGACCGGAAAAATCAGAGGATGTGCTCGATGCACTGCTTGCAGGCGGTTTTGCAGCAGCAACCAAAATGAGCGTGCTTGGACGTGGAAAACAGAAAGGTTTAAAAGTAGGTGACACCTATTATGATGAAATCCCCAAAGAACTGATCATGCTTGTTGTGGAAGATGGGGACGTGGATAAGGTGCTGAAAGTAATTGTTGAGAACGCGAGAGTGGATAAAAACGGAACCTACGGAGATGGAAAAATTTTTGTCAGCGATGTGGAGCGTGCAATCACGATCAGCAGTGGAAAAGACGAGTTATAG
- a CDS encoding P-II family nitrogen regulator: protein MKEVMIILRPKMYFPTKDALDQAGFHSMTIREIIGRGKCPVHYDYDEGAPVKHRLVAKRMIDMFVRDEDLQKLIDTVVEVNKTNHAGDGKIFVLPVNDAIRVRTGEKGIEAIM from the coding sequence ATGAAAGAGGTAATGATTATATTAAGACCGAAAATGTATTTTCCGACAAAAGATGCCTTAGACCAGGCGGGATTTCATTCTATGACGATCCGTGAGATCATCGGGCGGGGAAAATGTCCGGTACATTACGATTATGATGAGGGCGCACCGGTAAAACACAGACTGGTCGCAAAAAGAATGATCGATATGTTTGTCAGGGATGAAGATTTACAGAAACTGATCGACACGGTTGTGGAGGTTAATAAGACGAATCATGCCGGAGACGGAAAAATTTTTGTACTTCCGGTTAATGATGCGATCCGCGTAAGAACCGGAGAAAAAGGAATCGAAGCGATCATGTAA
- a CDS encoding DUF885 domain-containing protein, whose amino-acid sequence MLVVFPTVFSDGCAFSRHAPDQSARISSGYEPDQADSVSSESTDNDNQRTDSSSANAFDEFLLQLFRSEVAQNTINLHFSLSSPESYGITEVPISLGSISSQAANENRAALENTTAALKRFDREKLSKTRQLTYDILSDYLAMEQKGTDFSLYEEYLNPSSGTQAQLPVLYEEYRFSSEDDIKTYLKLLPLTGSYFDQIIAFEKQKAAAGLFMSDAICKSVIEQCSRFADDGDDHYLILTFNKKVDAFKDLSDEQKTAYKKQNEKIVKEVIFPAYTSLASSLTSLLGSGKNEKGLCYLKHGRDYYEYLVYENTGCADSIADIQTMIGQKRLSDLSEAAALTDSNPSLWKDAQKASLSYAEPASVLEQLKEQMQADFPKAPDVSYTVSPIEECMEDYLAPAYYITAPIDDYNANSIYINAKTDASTMRYFTTLAHEGFPGHLYQTIMSYQSGLPAIRSILNYPGYVEGWATYVEMMSYHYAGLREDAATLLALNQSALLSLYASTDIGIHYDGWSLADTIKFWNDYGISDPDTIAEIYRYIISEPANYLRYYVGYLQFLELKDYAKEIFGSDYNEISFHQAVLSIGPAPFQIVKDYLKDFYQK is encoded by the coding sequence TTGCTGGTCGTTTTCCCCACAGTTTTCTCAGACGGATGCGCTTTCTCCAGGCATGCTCCGGATCAGTCTGCCCGTATCTCTTCCGGATATGAACCGGATCAGGCAGATTCCGTTTCTTCTGAATCCACTGATAATGACAATCAACGCACAGACAGCTCATCCGCGAATGCCTTTGACGAGTTTTTACTGCAGCTTTTCCGCTCGGAGGTTGCCCAGAATACCATAAACCTTCATTTTTCCCTCTCCTCCCCGGAATCTTACGGAATCACAGAAGTTCCAATTTCACTTGGCAGTATTTCCAGTCAGGCAGCAAATGAAAACCGTGCAGCCCTGGAAAACACGACTGCCGCCCTAAAACGTTTTGACCGCGAAAAACTTTCCAAAACCCGGCAGCTGACTTACGATATTTTGTCGGATTACCTTGCCATGGAGCAAAAGGGGACTGATTTTTCACTTTATGAAGAATACTTAAACCCTTCCTCCGGCACTCAGGCACAGCTTCCAGTACTTTATGAAGAGTATCGTTTTTCCTCCGAAGATGACATCAAAACTTACCTGAAACTGCTGCCCCTGACCGGTTCCTATTTTGACCAGATCATTGCTTTTGAAAAACAAAAAGCTGCCGCCGGGCTCTTTATGTCCGATGCCATCTGTAAAAGTGTGATCGAACAGTGTTCCCGTTTTGCAGACGATGGGGACGATCATTATCTGATCTTAACTTTCAATAAAAAAGTGGATGCTTTTAAGGATCTGTCAGATGAACAGAAGACCGCCTATAAAAAACAAAATGAAAAGATTGTAAAAGAAGTGATTTTCCCTGCCTATACTTCACTGGCATCTTCCTTAACCAGCCTGCTTGGCAGCGGAAAAAATGAAAAAGGGCTCTGTTATCTGAAACACGGCAGGGATTATTACGAATATCTCGTCTACGAAAATACCGGCTGTGCGGATTCGATTGCGGATATACAGACTATGATCGGTCAGAAAAGACTTTCTGATCTAAGTGAAGCGGCCGCCCTGACGGATTCAAATCCCTCTCTCTGGAAGGATGCACAGAAAGCCTCTCTTTCCTATGCAGAACCCGCCTCTGTTTTAGAACAGTTGAAAGAACAGATGCAGGCAGATTTCCCAAAGGCTCCTGATGTCTCTTACACCGTCAGTCCTATTGAGGAATGTATGGAAGATTATCTTGCACCGGCTTATTATATCACTGCACCAATTGATGATTACAATGCCAATTCTATCTATATCAATGCAAAAACGGATGCATCCACCATGCGGTATTTCACAACGCTCGCCCATGAGGGTTTTCCCGGCCACCTGTATCAGACGATCATGTCCTATCAGTCCGGACTGCCGGCGATACGCAGTATTTTAAACTATCCGGGATATGTGGAAGGCTGGGCGACCTATGTGGAGATGATGTCCTATCATTATGCCGGGCTGAGGGAGGATGCCGCAACGCTTCTCGCCTTAAACCAGTCTGCCCTTTTAAGCCTTTATGCCTCGACCGATATCGGCATCCATTATGACGGCTGGTCGCTTGCCGATACGATAAAATTCTGGAACGATTACGGGATCAGCGATCCGGACACCATTGCAGAGATTTACCGCTATATCATATCAGAACCGGCAAATTATCTCCGTTATTATGTGGGTTATCTGCAGTTTCTGGAATTAAAGGACTATGCAAAGGAAATCTTTGGCAGTGATTATAATGAAATCTCATTTCATCAGGCAGTGCTTTCGATCGGCCCGGCACCGTTTCAAATCGTAAAGGATTATCTGAAAGATTTTTACCAGAAGTGA
- the rsmI gene encoding 16S rRNA (cytidine(1402)-2'-O)-methyltransferase — protein MAGKLYLCATPIGNLEDITCRVLRTLKEVDLIAAEDTRNSIKLLNHFEIKTPMTSYHEYNKIEKAYQLVDKLREGKNIALITDAGTPGISDPGEDLVRICYEEGIEVTSLPGAAACITALTMSGLPTRRFAFEAFLPRDKKERAAILLELKDETRTIIIYEAPHHLVKTLEELYDTLGDRQISICRELTKRYEEKMRTTLSDSLVYYGENEPRGEYVLVIHGKTFEELAEEARKSWEDMSLEEHMQVYESQGTPRKEAMKLVAKDRGMSKRDVYQALLKEE, from the coding sequence ATGGCAGGAAAATTATATTTATGTGCAACACCGATCGGCAATCTTGAGGATATCACCTGCCGGGTGCTTCGCACATTAAAGGAAGTGGATCTGATCGCAGCGGAAGATACCAGAAATTCGATCAAACTGTTGAATCATTTTGAGATCAAAACGCCGATGACAAGTTATCATGAATACAATAAAATAGAAAAAGCCTATCAGCTTGTAGATAAGCTGCGGGAAGGAAAAAATATTGCACTGATCACGGATGCGGGTACGCCGGGAATTTCGGATCCGGGCGAAGATTTAGTGCGCATCTGTTATGAGGAAGGGATCGAAGTGACTTCCCTGCCGGGAGCGGCGGCATGTATTACAGCGCTTACCATGTCAGGTCTTCCGACAAGACGTTTCGCATTTGAGGCGTTTTTACCGCGGGATAAAAAAGAGCGTGCCGCTATTTTGCTGGAATTAAAGGACGAAACGCGCACGATCATCATTTATGAGGCGCCGCATCATCTGGTCAAAACATTAGAAGAACTGTATGATACGCTCGGAGACCGGCAGATCTCTATCTGCCGGGAACTCACAAAACGCTATGAGGAAAAGATGCGTACGACGTTGTCGGACAGCCTTGTCTATTATGGTGAAAATGAGCCGCGCGGAGAGTATGTGCTCGTGATTCATGGAAAAACCTTCGAGGAACTTGCCGAGGAGGCAAGAAAGTCCTGGGAGGATATGTCGTTAGAGGAACATATGCAGGTATATGAAAGCCAGGGGACACCGCGCAAAGAGGCGATGAAACTGGTGGCAAAAGACCGCGGCATGAGCAAACGGGATGTATATCAGGCACTGCTGAAGGAAGAGTAG
- a CDS encoding ABC transporter permease yields MIRIKIRKEIDRKKYLLFAILSFVIVLAAWLIASESGAIKEIFLPKPQNVVNYYIESIKDGSLLQNTGISIYRITLGFVYAVLLGVPIGILVGTFKKAEAFIRPLCEFVRYMPVPAFVPLIMVWVGIEESAKITVIFIGTFFQLVLMVADDALAVPDDLINAGYTLGSNTPKTIFKILIPAMMPRLMETLRMMIGWAWTYLVSAELVAANTGLGYTILKSQRFLKTDAIFANIILIGLLGLITDRIFAFLNKKLFPWAAA; encoded by the coding sequence ATGATTCGAATTAAGATAAGAAAGGAAATCGACAGAAAAAAATATCTATTGTTTGCAATACTTTCATTTGTCATTGTACTTGCTGCGTGGCTGATTGCAAGTGAGAGTGGTGCGATCAAGGAAATTTTTCTTCCGAAACCACAAAATGTGGTGAACTACTATATAGAGTCCATCAAGGATGGAAGCCTGCTTCAGAACACAGGCATCAGTATTTACCGTATCACTCTTGGTTTTGTATATGCGGTTCTTTTAGGTGTTCCGATCGGTATTTTAGTTGGAACATTCAAAAAGGCAGAAGCATTTATCCGCCCACTGTGTGAGTTTGTCCGTTATATGCCGGTTCCGGCATTTGTACCTCTTATCATGGTATGGGTGGGAATCGAAGAAAGTGCGAAGATCACGGTCATTTTTATCGGTACATTTTTCCAGCTTGTATTAATGGTTGCGGATGATGCGCTTGCGGTACCGGATGATCTGATCAATGCCGGTTATACATTAGGTTCGAACACACCGAAAACGATCTTTAAGATCTTAATTCCGGCAATGATGCCAAGACTGATGGAAACACTGCGTATGATGATCGGCTGGGCGTGGACCTATTTGGTCAGCGCCGAACTGGTAGCTGCAAATACAGGACTTGGATACACAATCTTAAAATCGCAGCGTTTCTTAAAGACGGACGCTATTTTTGCCAACATTATTTTGATCGGTCTGCTAGGACTGATTACGGACCGTATTTTTGCATTTTTAAATAAAAAACTGTTTCCGTGGGCGGCTGCGTAA
- a CDS encoding ABC transporter ATP-binding protein has product MGFFKKKKNILPPAEDHIEANLANSTVYVRDLQKIYPSAKGDVQAMKDVNINVMENEFVSIVGPSGCGKSTLLRMIGGLDTATSGKIVIQDRDIIGPGADRGMVFQSYTLFPWMTVGDNIKFGLKLRKMPADQQEEILNKYLKIIKLEKFRDSYPRELSGGMKQRVAIARALANSPEVLLMDEPFSALDPQTKADMQLLMRQIWQEEKPTVIFVTHDIEEAVFLSSKIYVLTQRPGTVKAEVPVLLPYDRDLSLKDTDEFIELRRKVNQLIEHESLS; this is encoded by the coding sequence ATGGGATTTTTTAAGAAAAAAAAGAATATACTTCCGCCTGCGGAAGATCATATAGAGGCAAATCTTGCAAACAGTACCGTTTATGTCAGAGATCTGCAGAAAATATATCCATCTGCCAAGGGCGATGTCCAGGCGATGAAAGATGTGAATATCAATGTCATGGAAAATGAATTTGTTTCGATCGTAGGACCGTCCGGCTGTGGTAAATCCACTCTTTTGCGTATGATCGGCGGTCTTGACACTGCGACATCGGGAAAGATCGTCATTCAGGATCGTGACATTATAGGCCCTGGAGCGGATCGTGGCATGGTATTCCAGTCCTATACACTTTTTCCGTGGATGACAGTCGGAGATAACATTAAGTTCGGATTAAAACTGCGGAAAATGCCGGCGGACCAGCAGGAAGAGATTCTGAATAAATATTTAAAGATCATCAAACTGGAAAAATTCCGTGACAGTTATCCAAGGGAGCTTTCCGGTGGTATGAAACAGAGGGTTGCGATCGCGAGAGCACTGGCAAACAGCCCGGAGGTATTACTCATGGATGAACCGTTCTCTGCCTTAGACCCGCAGACCAAAGCGGACATGCAGCTTTTAATGCGCCAGATCTGGCAGGAGGAAAAGCCGACTGTTATTTTTGTCACACACGATATAGAGGAGGCAGTCTTTTTATCCAGTAAAATTTATGTGCTGACACAGAGACCGGGAACCGTAAAGGCAGAGGTTCCGGTATTGCTGCCATATGATCGTGATCTGTCACTCAAAGATACGGATGAGTTCATTGAACTCCGCAGGAAGGTGAATCAATTAATTGAACATGAAAGCTTATCTTAG
- a CDS encoding ABC transporter substrate-binding protein — translation MKKIKRSISILLIAMMALAMLGGCGNNSTSGNSTANGDSAKATEKTADAGEAKGTESNPFILGVSPMSGWYAWYGVKDTGIFEQNGVYVDLQFFPVYSDSLTAFYSGQVDGICIAASDAVAPVNEGVDFKVVLVNDNSYGADGIVVQDGINSIEDLKGKTVATEVGTLEHMFLLKILEENNMTVDDVNFVNMTINDAGPAFIAGSIDAAVLWEPTLSTAIGAGGKLLYSTKEEPGLIPDTLAVRQEVLDSSSDAVQKIVDSWFDGVEKLNARDDDFIQAICDGAELTRDDYMTMLDGVTIFDKAKNEETFKDGEDYTYLSYTLQKSAEFLLSTKMINEIPDDLSSILDDTYIKGAE, via the coding sequence ATGAAAAAAATTAAGAGAAGTATCAGTATTCTGCTCATTGCAATGATGGCACTTGCCATGTTAGGAGGATGTGGAAATAACAGCACATCAGGAAACAGTACAGCAAATGGTGATAGTGCAAAAGCGACGGAAAAGACCGCAGATGCAGGAGAGGCAAAAGGAACAGAGAGCAATCCGTTCATCCTTGGTGTTAGTCCGATGTCCGGCTGGTATGCATGGTATGGCGTGAAGGACACCGGTATTTTTGAACAGAATGGTGTCTATGTTGACCTCCAGTTTTTCCCGGTATACAGTGATTCGCTGACCGCATTTTATTCCGGACAGGTGGATGGTATCTGTATCGCAGCTTCCGATGCGGTAGCGCCGGTCAATGAGGGTGTGGATTTTAAAGTTGTTTTAGTCAATGATAACTCCTACGGTGCAGATGGTATCGTGGTACAGGATGGAATTAACAGTATTGAAGATTTAAAGGGTAAGACAGTTGCAACTGAGGTTGGTACCTTAGAGCATATGTTTTTGCTGAAAATATTAGAAGAAAACAATATGACGGTCGATGATGTCAACTTTGTCAATATGACGATCAACGATGCAGGCCCGGCATTCATTGCGGGAAGTATCGATGCAGCAGTGCTCTGGGAGCCGACACTTTCCACAGCGATAGGTGCAGGTGGAAAACTTTTGTACAGCACAAAGGAAGAGCCTGGTTTGATCCCGGATACACTTGCGGTCAGACAGGAAGTGTTGGATTCAAGTTCCGATGCGGTACAGAAAATCGTCGATTCCTGGTTTGATGGTGTTGAAAAATTAAATGCAAGAGATGATGATTTCATTCAGGCAATCTGCGACGGTGCAGAACTTACCAGAGATGATTATATGACCATGTTAGACGGTGTTACTATTTTTGATAAGGCAAAGAATGAAGAAACTTTTAAAGACGGAGAGGATTATACCTATCTTTCTTATACGTTACAGAAATCGGCAGAGTTCCTGTTATCAACCAAGATGATCAATGAGATCCCGGATGATTTAAGCTCTATTTTGGATGATACCTACATTAAGGGGGCAGAATAA
- a CDS encoding allophanate hydrolase, which translates to MKYFPKKLTMTWIRNSYKEGSLTPEELAGEIVRRAEKYRDYNIWIVAPDLKRMMGYIEKLPKDMESLPLWGIPFAVKDNIDVAGSPTTAACPDYAYDPKEDAAVVKKLIEAGAFPVGKTNLDQFATGLVGTRSPYGEVKNALDPELISGGSSSGSAVSVALGMAAFSLGTDTAGSGRVPAALNCLVGYKPSLGAWSTKGVVPACASLDCVTVFANSLEDAEKVNLAARGVDEECCWSREYKEPLPKLPKKICLAKDGVTFYGPYADIYKAKWEQAKKRIEDMGITVEYIDYTMFSKAASILYDGPWVAERWKDLGDFVESHPGKVFPVTETILRSGDKPEHTARKVFEAMHQLQEYRMRARHILKDAVLIMPTAGGTFKRDDVRKDPISTNSQMGLYTNHCNLLDMCAIAVPENTADTSIPFGITIFSLSDQEGEILGTAEQFLQTQSIPFAVCGLHKKGFPLESQLTELGASYRESVNTAPHYRLYRLDTVPEKPGMVYDDKKGAAIAVDIYELPVVSVGAFLGEIRKPLCIGNVELSDGRIVKGFLCEEYGLANAKEITDIGKYEV; encoded by the coding sequence ATGAAATATTTCCCCAAAAAACTGACAATGACATGGATCAGAAACAGTTATAAAGAAGGATCACTTACTCCGGAGGAGCTTGCCGGAGAGATCGTGCGCCGGGCAGAAAAGTACAGGGATTATAACATCTGGATTGTCGCGCCGGATCTGAAACGGATGATGGGTTACATTGAAAAACTTCCAAAAGATATGGAATCACTTCCATTATGGGGTATTCCGTTTGCAGTCAAGGACAACATTGATGTGGCGGGATCTCCTACGACAGCAGCGTGTCCGGATTATGCATATGATCCAAAAGAAGATGCAGCGGTTGTAAAAAAACTGATCGAGGCAGGTGCATTTCCGGTCGGGAAAACCAACTTAGACCAGTTTGCAACAGGTCTTGTCGGAACAAGAAGCCCTTATGGAGAAGTAAAAAACGCACTTGATCCAGAGCTGATCAGCGGTGGATCAAGTTCCGGTTCCGCAGTCTCTGTGGCACTTGGAATGGCAGCGTTCTCACTGGGAACAGATACCGCAGGTTCCGGCCGTGTACCGGCAGCATTAAACTGTCTGGTCGGCTACAAGCCGTCTCTCGGTGCCTGGTCGACCAAAGGAGTGGTTCCAGCATGCGCAAGCCTTGACTGCGTTACCGTGTTTGCAAACAGCCTGGAAGATGCAGAGAAAGTCAACCTTGCGGCACGCGGCGTGGATGAAGAGTGCTGCTGGTCAAGGGAGTACAAAGAGCCACTGCCAAAACTTCCGAAAAAAATCTGTCTGGCAAAAGACGGTGTGACATTTTATGGACCATATGCAGATATTTACAAAGCAAAATGGGAACAGGCGAAAAAGCGGATCGAGGATATGGGGATTACCGTGGAATATATCGATTACACGATGTTTTCAAAGGCAGCATCCATTCTTTATGACGGACCCTGGGTGGCAGAGCGCTGGAAAGATCTCGGTGATTTCGTGGAGAGCCACCCGGGAAAAGTATTTCCGGTAACAGAAACAATTTTAAGGTCAGGCGATAAACCGGAGCACACGGCAAGAAAAGTATTCGAGGCGATGCACCAATTACAGGAATACCGGATGCGGGCAAGACACATTTTAAAAGACGCCGTTCTCATCATGCCGACGGCGGGCGGTACATTTAAAAGAGATGATGTCAGAAAAGATCCGATTTCCACAAACAGTCAGATGGGACTTTATACAAATCACTGTAACCTGCTTGATATGTGCGCCATAGCAGTGCCGGAAAATACGGCAGATACAAGCATTCCGTTTGGAATCACTATTTTCTCATTATCCGATCAGGAGGGCGAGATCCTTGGTACAGCGGAACAGTTTTTACAGACACAGAGCATTCCGTTTGCGGTATGCGGACTGCATAAAAAAGGATTTCCATTGGAAAGCCAGCTGACAGAGCTTGGGGCTTCCTATCGGGAAAGTGTAAACACCGCACCACATTACAGGCTGTACCGTCTGGATACGGTACCGGAAAAACCGGGGATGGTGTATGACGATAAAAAAGGCGCTGCGATCGCAGTTGATATCTATGAACTGCCGGTTGTGAGTGTCGGAGCATTTTTAGGTGAGATCAGGAAACCACTCTGTATCGGGAATGTGGAATTATCCGATGGCAGGATCGTTAAAGGTTTTCTTTGTGAGGAATACGGGCTGGCAAACGCAAAGGAGATCACTGATATCGGGAAGTACGAAGTGTAA